Proteins encoded in a region of the Brevundimonas vesicularis genome:
- the phaR gene encoding polyhydroxyalkanoate synthesis repressor PhaR translates to MADEKTKGGKTGDSAQVVIKKYANRRLYNTRTSAYVTLEDLATMVREGTEFVVYDAKTNDDLTRQILTQIIFEEESRGEALLPVQFLRQLIGFYGGQMQGVLPSYLEMSLANFGRQQEQFASQMGRAFGTGAGATLMEDAARANMAMFERAMQMFPAFTYPRAEPTPAASDEKAEPAPPPEAPDALDEMRRQMDEMRRQIEKLAGGKGK, encoded by the coding sequence GTGGCTGACGAAAAGACCAAGGGTGGAAAGACCGGCGACAGCGCTCAGGTCGTCATCAAGAAGTATGCGAACCGCAGGCTCTACAACACGCGGACCAGCGCCTATGTGACGCTGGAAGACCTGGCGACCATGGTGCGCGAGGGGACGGAATTCGTCGTCTATGACGCCAAGACCAACGACGACCTGACCCGCCAGATCCTGACCCAGATCATCTTCGAGGAAGAGAGCCGGGGCGAGGCCTTGCTGCCGGTTCAGTTCCTGCGCCAGCTGATCGGCTTCTACGGCGGTCAGATGCAGGGCGTCCTGCCCTCCTATCTGGAGATGTCGTTGGCCAACTTCGGTCGCCAGCAGGAACAGTTCGCCAGTCAGATGGGCCGCGCCTTTGGAACCGGCGCGGGTGCGACCCTGATGGAGGACGCCGCGCGCGCCAATATGGCGATGTTCGAGCGCGCCATGCAGATGTTCCCGGCCTTCACCTATCCCCGCGCCGAGCCGACGCCCGCCGCGTCGGACGAAAAGGCTGAACCGGCCCCGCCGCCCGAGGCGCCTGACGCCCTGGACGAGATGCGTCGCCAGATGGACGAGATGCGCCGTCAGATCGAGAAACTGGCGGGCGGCAAGGGCAAATGA
- a CDS encoding hydroxymethylglutaryl-CoA lyase has product MGRFIQIVEVGPRDGLQNEKAVLEPAVRADLVRRLEQAGAKRIEAVSFVHPKYVPQMAGAEEVMTALPHEAGRSRIGLVLNGKGYDRALATGVDEVNVSVAATEGFGLKNQGLAVKDQLAMLGEIVARRHNAEASEGAPSLSAMVSCVWGCPFDGEVSVDQVADMVGAIAEMGVGEIGLADTIGAGDPWAVTKKVEAARAAAPDATLRLHFHDTRNTGLANAYAGVEAGIDVLDASVGGIGGCPFAPGATGNIATEDLVYMLARGGFETSYDLDALIATARWIGEAIGRPAPSALSRAGGFPKR; this is encoded by the coding sequence ATGGGCCGCTTTATCCAGATCGTGGAAGTCGGGCCGCGCGATGGCCTGCAGAACGAAAAGGCGGTGCTTGAGCCTGCGGTTCGCGCCGATCTGGTGCGACGGCTCGAGCAGGCGGGGGCGAAACGGATCGAGGCCGTCTCCTTCGTCCATCCCAAATATGTGCCGCAGATGGCGGGCGCCGAAGAGGTCATGACCGCCCTGCCGCACGAGGCGGGGCGCAGCCGCATCGGCCTCGTGTTGAACGGCAAGGGCTATGACCGGGCGCTGGCGACCGGGGTGGACGAGGTCAATGTCTCGGTCGCCGCCACCGAGGGCTTCGGGCTGAAGAACCAGGGCCTGGCGGTTAAGGATCAACTGGCCATGTTGGGCGAGATCGTCGCCCGCCGGCACAACGCCGAAGCCAGCGAGGGCGCGCCGTCGTTGTCGGCCATGGTCTCCTGCGTCTGGGGCTGTCCGTTCGATGGCGAGGTGTCCGTCGACCAGGTCGCGGACATGGTTGGCGCCATCGCCGAGATGGGCGTCGGCGAGATCGGGCTGGCCGACACCATCGGCGCGGGCGATCCCTGGGCGGTGACGAAAAAGGTCGAGGCGGCCAGGGCGGCCGCGCCTGACGCGACCCTGCGCCTGCACTTCCACGACACCCGCAACACCGGCCTGGCCAACGCCTATGCCGGCGTCGAGGCGGGGATCGACGTGCTGGACGCGTCTGTCGGCGGCATTGGCGGCTGTCCGTTCGCGCCCGGCGCTACGGGAAACATCGCCACCGAGGACCTGGTCTATATGCTGGCGAGGGGCGGGTTCGAGACCAGCTATGACCTGGACGCCCTGATCGCGACGGCGCGCTGGATAGGCGAGGCCATCGGCCGGCCGGCGCCGTCGGCGCTCAGCCGGGCCGGCGGATTTCCCAAGCGCTGA
- a CDS encoding ArnT family glycosyltransferase, with amino-acid sequence MKTFDLDGRIAGWRGPVLAALLTLIAGLPGLLLLPPLDRDESRFAQATSQMLESGDYVDIRYQDEPRWKKPVGIYWMQAIAVGLTSDVEDRQIAPYRIPSLLGAMLAAWAVAWAGSAMLGSRVGFFGGAIMGANFLLSTEAGIAKTDAMLCGATTLAMAALARIYMATKAGKRPIRLHKLLFWIGIGLSILIKGPIGFLVVALAIIALSIWDRNVKWLYRLGWGWGLPLVALMVGPWAIAITIATDGGFWREAIGGDLAPKIAGAHESHSGFPGMYVLLAPLLFFPSTLLLPTAVSTGWSRRAEPAIRFLVCWLVPGWLMFELAPTKLWHYTLPTFGALALLAAAALAQPIGKVSRITGAALGAFAALLIIGITVYGLTVYGTSTAQTWAALTVVMALAAGAMGGFLLLNRAPVAALVASLAFGIVAHAALSGTIRQLRPLAIAPQLEKALEAADLHPRQGRTPGPVAITGFHEPSFVFLTGRDTDLTDAQGAAEALAEGRPAIVEGRDADAFRAAAARLGVSGSAVGMVNGYNYSAGDPVSLTVYAPPPRNGNGNGNAAAGAE; translated from the coding sequence ATGAAGACTTTCGATCTGGATGGCCGCATCGCCGGCTGGCGCGGGCCGGTTCTCGCGGCCCTGCTGACGCTGATCGCCGGCCTGCCGGGCCTGCTGCTGCTGCCGCCGCTGGATCGCGACGAAAGCCGGTTCGCCCAGGCCACGTCCCAGATGCTGGAAAGCGGTGACTACGTGGACATCCGCTATCAGGACGAGCCGCGCTGGAAGAAGCCGGTCGGCATCTACTGGATGCAGGCGATCGCCGTGGGCCTGACCTCGGATGTCGAGGACCGCCAAATCGCGCCCTATCGCATCCCGTCCCTGCTGGGCGCCATGCTGGCGGCCTGGGCCGTGGCCTGGGCCGGCTCGGCCATGCTGGGCAGTCGGGTCGGCTTCTTCGGCGGGGCCATCATGGGGGCGAACTTCCTGCTGTCGACCGAGGCCGGGATCGCCAAGACCGACGCCATGCTGTGCGGCGCGACGACCCTGGCCATGGCGGCGCTGGCGCGCATCTATATGGCGACGAAGGCGGGCAAACGACCGATCCGGCTGCACAAGCTGTTGTTCTGGATCGGGATCGGTCTGTCGATCCTGATCAAGGGACCGATCGGGTTTCTGGTCGTGGCCCTGGCGATCATCGCCCTGTCGATCTGGGATCGGAACGTCAAATGGCTTTATCGCCTGGGCTGGGGTTGGGGCCTGCCGCTGGTCGCCCTGATGGTCGGGCCGTGGGCCATCGCCATCACTATCGCCACCGACGGCGGCTTCTGGCGCGAGGCCATCGGCGGGGACCTGGCGCCCAAGATCGCCGGCGCGCACGAAAGCCATTCGGGCTTCCCCGGCATGTACGTGCTGCTGGCGCCCTTGCTGTTCTTCCCTTCGACCCTGTTGTTGCCCACCGCCGTCTCGACGGGCTGGAGCCGGCGCGCCGAGCCGGCGATCCGGTTCCTGGTCTGCTGGCTGGTCCCAGGCTGGCTGATGTTCGAACTGGCGCCGACCAAGCTCTGGCACTACACCCTGCCGACCTTTGGGGCGCTGGCCCTGCTGGCGGCCGCGGCCCTGGCCCAGCCCATCGGCAAGGTCTCGCGCATCACCGGCGCGGCGCTGGGCGCGTTCGCAGCCCTGCTGATCATCGGCATCACCGTCTATGGGCTGACGGTCTATGGCACCTCAACGGCCCAGACCTGGGCGGCGCTGACGGTGGTCATGGCGCTGGCGGCGGGGGCGATGGGCGGCTTCCTTCTGCTGAACCGCGCGCCGGTCGCAGCGCTGGTGGCCTCGCTGGCCTTCGGGATCGTGGCGCACGCGGCTCTGTCGGGCACGATCCGCCAACTGCGGCCCCTGGCCATCGCGCCCCAGCTTGAAAAGGCGCTGGAGGCGGCCGATCTGCACCCGCGTCAGGGCCGCACGCCGGGGCCGGTGGCGATCACCGGCTTCCATGAACCCAGCTTCGTCTTCCTGACCGGGCGCGACACCGACCTGACCGACGCCCAGGGCGCGGCTGAGGCCCTGGCCGAAGGGCGGCCCGCCATCGTCGAAGGACGCGACGCAGACGCCTTCCGTGCAGCTGCGGCGCGTCTGGGCGTGTCCGGTAGCGCGGTCGGGATGGTCAACGGCTACAACTATTCGGCGGGCGATCCGGTCAGCCTGACCGTCTATGCGCCGCCGCCCCGAAACGGGAATGGGAACGGTAACGCCGCAGCGGGAGCCGAGTGA
- a CDS encoding glycosyltransferase family 2 protein — translation MNPETPEISVVVPVHDEAGAAVPLAREIAAAFAGRSYEMIFVDDASRDATLAELKAAMAELPALRLLAHGTNAGQSRAVRTGVLAARAPVVVTMDGDGQNPPADAPRLVDALLAAPGDVGLVGGRRAKRQDTEAKRQASIWANRIRRKLLGDDADDTGCGLKAFRRDVFLRLPYFDHIHRYLPALMIREGFKNQYLDVDHRHREVGRSKYTNWGRLRASVSDLLGVMWLKTRSRKPGAISEF, via the coding sequence ATGAACCCCGAAACGCCCGAAATCTCCGTCGTCGTTCCCGTCCATGACGAGGCGGGCGCCGCCGTGCCCCTGGCGCGCGAGATCGCCGCCGCCTTCGCCGGCCGTTCGTACGAGATGATCTTCGTGGACGATGCGTCCAGGGACGCGACCTTGGCCGAGTTGAAGGCGGCCATGGCCGAACTGCCAGCGCTCCGCCTGCTGGCCCACGGGACCAATGCGGGCCAGAGCCGGGCGGTTCGAACCGGCGTCTTGGCCGCGCGCGCGCCGGTCGTGGTGACGATGGACGGCGACGGCCAGAACCCGCCGGCCGATGCGCCCCGCCTGGTCGATGCGCTTCTGGCCGCCCCCGGCGACGTGGGCCTGGTCGGCGGCCGTCGCGCCAAGCGTCAGGACACCGAGGCCAAACGCCAGGCCTCGATCTGGGCCAACCGCATCCGCCGCAAACTGCTGGGTGACGACGCCGACGACACCGGCTGCGGGCTGAAGGCTTTCCGCCGCGACGTCTTCCTGCGCCTGCCCTACTTCGATCACATCCACCGCTACCTGCCGGCGCTGATGATCCGCGAGGGGTTCAAGAACCAGTATCTCGACGTGGACCACCGCCACCGCGAGGTCGGCCGCTCGAAATACACCAACTGGGGCCGCCTGCGGGCGTCGGTCTCGGACCTTCTGGGCGTCATGTGGCTGAAGACGCGGTCCCGTAAGCCGGGCGCGATTTCGGAGTTCTAG
- the groL gene encoding chaperonin GroEL (60 kDa chaperone family; promotes refolding of misfolded polypeptides especially under stressful conditions; forms two stacked rings of heptamers to form a barrel-shaped 14mer; ends can be capped by GroES; misfolded proteins enter the barrel where they are refolded when GroES binds), whose product MAAKIVHFNTDARDKMLRGVNVLANAVKVTLGPKGRNVVIQKSFGAPRSTKDGVSVAKEIELEDAFENMGAQMIREVASKTNDKAGDGTTTATVLAQAIVQEGLKAVAAGMNPMDLKRGIDKAVGLVLEEIKSNSKPVSNNSEIAQVGTISANGDSEIGELIAQAMAKVGNEGVITVEEAKTADTTVDVVEGMQFDRGYLSPYFITNADKMEAQLEEPLILLFEKKLTSLQAMLPILEAVVQSGRPLLIIAEDIEGEALATLVVNKLRGGLRVAAVKAPGFGDRRKAMLEDIAILTGGQVISEDLGIKLESVTIDMLGKAKKVTITKDDTTIVEGVGGKDEIEARVAQIKRQIEDTTSDYDKEKLQERLAKLAGGVAVLRVGGSTEVEVKEKKDRVDDALNATRAAADEGIVPGGGIALLKASKILADVKGDNADQNAGIAIIRRALQAPIRQIAENSGVEGSIVVGKVLENGDASFGFNAQTEEYGDLVQMGVIDPAKVVRTALQDAASVAGILITTEAAVADAPKKSGGASAPDMGGMGGMGGMDF is encoded by the coding sequence ATGGCCGCTAAAATCGTACACTTCAACACCGACGCGCGCGACAAGATGCTGCGCGGCGTCAACGTGCTCGCCAACGCCGTCAAGGTGACGCTGGGTCCCAAGGGCCGCAACGTCGTGATCCAGAAGTCCTTCGGCGCCCCGCGCTCGACCAAGGACGGCGTGTCGGTCGCCAAAGAGATCGAGCTGGAAGACGCCTTCGAGAACATGGGCGCCCAGATGATCCGCGAAGTCGCTTCGAAAACGAACGACAAGGCGGGCGACGGCACCACCACCGCAACCGTTCTGGCTCAAGCCATCGTGCAAGAGGGCCTGAAGGCCGTCGCCGCCGGCATGAACCCGATGGATCTGAAGCGCGGCATCGACAAGGCCGTCGGCCTGGTGTTGGAAGAGATCAAGTCGAACTCCAAGCCCGTTTCGAACAACTCGGAAATCGCCCAGGTCGGCACCATCTCGGCCAACGGCGACTCGGAAATCGGTGAGCTTATCGCTCAGGCGATGGCCAAGGTCGGCAACGAAGGCGTCATCACTGTCGAGGAAGCCAAGACCGCCGACACCACCGTCGACGTCGTCGAAGGCATGCAGTTCGACCGCGGCTACCTGTCGCCTTACTTCATCACCAACGCCGACAAGATGGAGGCCCAACTCGAAGAGCCGCTCATCCTGCTGTTCGAGAAGAAGCTGACCTCGCTGCAAGCCATGCTGCCGATCCTGGAAGCCGTGGTGCAGTCGGGCCGTCCGCTGCTGATCATCGCCGAGGACATCGAAGGCGAAGCCCTGGCGACCCTGGTCGTCAACAAGCTGCGTGGCGGCCTGCGCGTCGCCGCCGTCAAGGCTCCGGGCTTCGGCGATCGCCGCAAGGCCATGCTGGAAGACATCGCCATCCTGACGGGCGGCCAGGTCATCTCGGAAGACCTGGGTATCAAGCTTGAGAGCGTCACTATCGACATGCTCGGCAAGGCCAAGAAGGTCACCATCACCAAGGACGACACCACCATCGTCGAAGGCGTCGGCGGCAAGGACGAGATCGAAGCCCGCGTGGCCCAGATCAAGCGCCAGATCGAAGACACCACCTCCGACTACGACAAGGAAAAGCTGCAGGAACGTCTGGCCAAGCTGGCCGGCGGCGTCGCGGTTCTCCGCGTCGGCGGTTCGACCGAAGTCGAAGTGAAGGAAAAGAAGGACCGCGTCGACGACGCCCTGAACGCCACGCGCGCCGCGGCTGACGAAGGCATCGTTCCGGGCGGCGGCATCGCCCTGCTGAAGGCCTCCAAGATACTGGCCGACGTGAAGGGCGACAACGCCGACCAGAACGCCGGCATCGCGATCATCCGTCGCGCCCTGCAGGCTCCGATCCGTCAGATCGCCGAAAACTCGGGCGTCGAAGGCTCGATCGTGGTCGGCAAGGTGCTGGAAAACGGCGACGCTTCGTTCGGCTTCAACGCCCAGACCGAAGAGTACGGCGACCTGGTGCAGATGGGCGTCATCGACCCTGCCAAGGTTGTCCGCACGGCCCTGCAAGACGCCGCTTCGGTGGCCGGCATCCTGATCACGACGGAAGCCGCCGTCGCCGACGCCCCCAAGAAGTCGGGCGGCGCCTCGGCCCCCGACATGGGCGGCATGGGCGGCATGGGCGGCATGGACTTCTAA
- the groES gene encoding co-chaperone GroES has protein sequence MAFRPLGDRVLVKRVEEESKTKGGIIIPDTAKEKPQEGEIVSVGPGARDDQGKVNALELKAGDRILFGKWSGTEVKIDGEDLIIMKESDVLGVLS, from the coding sequence ATGGCGTTCCGTCCGCTCGGCGACCGCGTGCTGGTCAAGCGCGTTGAAGAAGAATCCAAGACCAAGGGTGGCATCATCATCCCCGACACCGCCAAGGAAAAGCCGCAGGAAGGCGAAATCGTCTCCGTCGGCCCTGGCGCCCGTGACGATCAAGGCAAGGTCAATGCTCTTGAGCTGAAGGCCGGCGACCGCATCCTGTTCGGCAAGTGGTCGGGTACGGAAGTGAAGATCGACGGCGAAGACCTGATCATCATGAAGGAATCCGACGTCCTGGGCGTGCTGTCCTAA